Proteins encoded within one genomic window of Halococcus salifodinae DSM 8989:
- a CDS encoding NUDIX hydrolase N-terminal domain-containing protein, whose product MTEREVDSNRETTNVLPLLDELRIIARNGLTYDGDPHDSYDKERYERILHLVSEWYGKTLKLPPDDVHERLTIEEFGAITPKVGATAAVFDDDSRILLIERVDNGKWAVPGGHAMSGESPTETAIRELREETGFDARIVELVDAYWIDAPDAYGPHGAVTLLYRCEITGGERRTSRESDTVRYRDIENVSVWHGKARRYALDARETWLDG is encoded by the coding sequence ATGACCGAGCGTGAGGTGGACAGCAATCGGGAGACGACAAACGTCCTTCCACTGCTCGACGAGCTCCGGATCATCGCGCGGAACGGGTTGACCTATGACGGCGACCCGCACGATTCCTACGACAAAGAGCGCTACGAGCGGATACTCCACCTCGTGAGCGAGTGGTACGGCAAAACGCTGAAACTGCCGCCCGACGACGTCCACGAACGACTCACCATCGAGGAGTTCGGGGCGATTACGCCGAAAGTGGGAGCCACGGCCGCCGTTTTCGACGACGATAGTCGAATCCTACTGATCGAACGGGTGGACAACGGTAAGTGGGCGGTCCCCGGTGGACACGCGATGTCCGGTGAATCGCCGACGGAGACGGCGATCCGTGAGCTGCGTGAGGAGACGGGTTTCGACGCTCGGATCGTCGAACTAGTCGATGCCTATTGGATCGACGCACCCGACGCCTACGGTCCACACGGCGCTGTCACGCTCCTCTATCGGTGTGAGATCACCGGGGGAGAACGACGAACATCGCGAGAAAGCGACACCGTCCGCTATCGCGATATCGAGAACGTCTCGGTCTGGCACGGCAAGGCTCGTCGGTACGCGCTTGACGCACGCGAAACGTGGCTCGATGGCTGA
- the gatC gene encoding Asp-tRNA(Asn)/Glu-tRNA(Gln) amidotransferase subunit GatC: MSNGSVDPAAVRHVAGLARVDLAEDEVEAFATQFAAVLDYFETLDEVPEVESEPDLTNVLRTDEVRTGLTQDEALRNAPDTEDGYFEGPPVG, translated from the coding sequence ATGAGCAACGGGAGTGTCGACCCGGCCGCGGTCCGCCACGTCGCCGGCCTCGCGCGGGTCGATCTCGCCGAGGACGAGGTCGAGGCGTTCGCCACGCAGTTCGCCGCAGTCCTCGATTACTTCGAGACGCTCGACGAGGTCCCCGAGGTCGAATCCGAACCGGATCTCACGAACGTTCTCCGGACGGACGAGGTGCGCACCGGACTCACCCAGGACGAGGCGCTGCGGAACGCACCAGACACCGAGGACGGCTACTTCGAGGGGCCACCCGTCGGATGA
- the gatA gene encoding Asp-tRNA(Asn)/Glu-tRNA(Gln) amidotransferase subunit GatA translates to MSHDAFITREEIESKSSGPLAGRTIAVKDNISTDGVRTTCGSAMLEEYVPPYDATVVERVKEAGATIEGKTNMDEFGMGTTTETSHFGPTTNPVDDERVPGGSSGGSAAAVAAGEADLALGTDTGGSVRCPAAFCGVVGIKPTYGLVSRYGLVAYANSLEQIGPLAPTVEEAAELLDVIAGADERDATTRDRGDDSDYAAAADDDVEGMTVGVLTDLVEGADDRVRSVFEDSIDDLAAQGAEIREIELESLAHAVQAYYVIAMSEASSNLARFDGVRYGRSGGFDGDWNDAFARSREAGFGPEVKRRILLGTYALSAGYHDKYYKKAQDARAWIKRDFDGALADADVLASPTMPVLPPKLGESLDDPLQLYLMDANTVPVNLADLPAISVPAGTADGLPVGVQFIGPAFGEEQIVRAGSAVEG, encoded by the coding sequence ATGAGCCACGACGCGTTCATCACCCGCGAGGAAATCGAGAGTAAATCGTCGGGACCGCTCGCCGGCCGGACGATAGCGGTGAAGGACAACATCTCGACCGACGGTGTGCGAACCACCTGTGGCTCGGCGATGCTCGAAGAGTACGTCCCACCGTACGACGCCACCGTGGTCGAACGGGTGAAAGAGGCAGGCGCGACGATCGAGGGAAAGACCAACATGGACGAGTTCGGGATGGGCACTACCACCGAGACCTCTCACTTCGGGCCAACGACGAATCCCGTCGACGACGAGCGGGTACCTGGCGGTTCGTCCGGCGGAAGCGCGGCGGCGGTCGCCGCGGGCGAGGCCGATCTCGCGCTCGGCACCGATACCGGCGGCTCGGTGCGGTGTCCCGCCGCGTTCTGCGGCGTCGTCGGAATCAAGCCCACATATGGCCTGGTCTCGCGGTACGGGCTCGTGGCCTACGCCAATAGCCTCGAACAGATCGGCCCACTCGCGCCCACAGTAGAAGAGGCCGCCGAACTCCTCGACGTCATCGCGGGAGCGGACGAGCGCGACGCGACGACCCGTGATCGCGGCGACGACTCGGACTACGCGGCCGCTGCCGACGACGATGTCGAAGGAATGACCGTCGGCGTCCTCACCGATCTCGTCGAGGGAGCCGACGACCGGGTGCGGTCGGTCTTCGAGGACTCCATCGACGATCTCGCCGCCCAGGGAGCCGAGATCCGCGAGATCGAACTCGAATCGCTCGCTCACGCCGTGCAGGCGTACTACGTCATCGCGATGTCGGAGGCCTCCTCGAACCTCGCTCGGTTCGACGGCGTTCGGTACGGGCGATCGGGTGGGTTCGACGGCGACTGGAACGACGCGTTCGCGCGCTCACGCGAGGCTGGCTTCGGGCCGGAGGTCAAGCGCCGGATCCTGCTCGGCACGTACGCCCTCTCGGCGGGCTACCACGACAAATACTACAAGAAAGCCCAGGACGCCCGCGCGTGGATCAAGCGGGACTTCGATGGCGCGCTCGCCGATGCGGACGTGCTCGCGAGTCCGACGATGCCCGTTCTGCCGCCGAAACTCGGCGAGAGCCTCGACGATCCGCTCCAGCTCTACCTGATGGATGCCAACACCGTCCCGGTGAACCTCGCCGACCTCCCCGCGATCTCGGTGCCCGCCGGGACCGCTGACGGGCTTCCTGTGGGGGTTCAGTTCATCGGTCCGGCGTTCGGCGAGGAGCAGATCGTGCGAGCGGGCAGTGCAGTCGAAGGGTAA
- a CDS encoding polyprenyl synthetase family protein has product MSNEAAVLDAVAARRELIDDALVERLPIQEPERLYHASRHLIDAGGKRLRPAVTLLVAEALTGIEPSNANYQAVPTLDEANAESVGAETGVGTGDGADSTTIDVMAAATSIETIQSFTLIHDDIMDADDLRRGVPSVHRAYDDETAILAGDTLYAKAFEFMLEAGAPPERTVEALSELARTCTLICEGQSLDVAFESRTDVTTDEYIHMVEQKTAVLYAAAARAPAVLLGADDATADALYQYGLDVGRAFQIRDDVLDLTVPSEQLGKQRGSDLVEGKRTAVTLHAREQGVDVERLIDADDPEAVDEAAIDAAVARLEDAGSIEYARTLSRDLVDRGKERLDVLPDSAARDHLRGLAEYLIERGY; this is encoded by the coding sequence ATGAGCAACGAGGCGGCGGTGCTCGACGCGGTCGCAGCCCGGCGTGAGCTGATCGACGATGCGCTCGTCGAGCGCCTGCCGATCCAGGAGCCTGAACGCCTCTATCACGCCTCGCGTCACCTCATCGACGCCGGCGGCAAGCGCCTCCGTCCCGCCGTTACCCTGCTCGTCGCCGAGGCACTCACGGGTATCGAACCGTCGAACGCGAACTACCAGGCGGTTCCGACCTTGGATGAGGCCAACGCCGAGAGCGTTGGCGCTGAGACGGGCGTCGGCACCGGCGATGGCGCGGACAGCACGACCATCGACGTGATGGCTGCGGCGACCAGCATCGAGACGATCCAGTCGTTCACCCTGATCCACGACGACATCATGGATGCGGACGACCTCCGGCGGGGCGTTCCGTCGGTCCACCGGGCGTACGACGACGAAACAGCGATCCTCGCCGGTGACACGCTCTACGCCAAGGCGTTCGAGTTCATGCTCGAGGCGGGCGCTCCCCCCGAACGCACCGTCGAGGCGCTCTCGGAGCTCGCTCGCACCTGCACGCTGATCTGCGAGGGGCAGTCGCTCGATGTCGCCTTCGAGAGTCGGACGGACGTGACGACCGACGAGTACATCCACATGGTCGAGCAGAAGACGGCAGTGCTGTACGCGGCGGCCGCGCGGGCTCCCGCCGTCCTGCTCGGAGCCGACGACGCGACCGCCGACGCGCTCTATCAGTACGGCCTCGACGTCGGCCGTGCGTTCCAGATCCGCGACGACGTGCTGGATCTCACGGTGCCGAGCGAACAGTTGGGCAAACAGCGTGGCAGCGATCTCGTGGAGGGAAAGCGGACCGCAGTCACGCTCCACGCGCGCGAGCAGGGTGTCGACGTCGAGAGGTTGATCGACGCCGACGACCCCGAGGCGGTGGACGAGGCGGCGATCGACGCGGCCGTGGCACGCCTCGAAGACGCCGGCAGCATCGAGTACGCACGGACGCTCTCGCGCGATCTCGTCGACCGCGGGAAGGAACGGCTCGACGTCCTCCCCGACTCGGCTGCCCGCGATCACCTCCGCGGACTCGCCGAATACCTCATCGAACGCGGCTACTGA
- a CDS encoding RNase J family beta-CASP ribonuclease, which translates to MEIDIATIGGYEEVGRQMTAVRAGDDIVVFDMGLNLSKVLIHDNVETERMHSLDLIDMGAIPDDRVMSDLDGEVQAIVPTHGHLDHIGAISKLAHRYDAPVVATPFTIELVKQQIESEEKFGVGNDLVKMDPGESMEIGNGLDLEFVNVTHSIIDAINPVLHTPEGSIIYGLDKRMDHTPVIGDPIDMDRFGEIAREGEGVLCYIEDCTNAGRKGRTPSEQHARNHVRDVIYSMEDYDGGIVATTFSSQIARVTSLVEFAKDIGRQPVLLGRSMEKYSGTAERLDFVDFPDDLGMFGHRQSVDRTFKRIMNEGKENFLPIVTGHQGEPRAMLTRMGRGETPYQLDEGDKVIFSARVIPEPTNEGQRYQSEQLLGMQGARIYDDVHVSGHLSQEGHYEMLQTLQPHHVIPAHNDLEHLARYIDLAEEQGYELGRDIHASRNGNVISLVE; encoded by the coding sequence ATGGAAATCGATATTGCAACGATCGGCGGCTACGAGGAAGTCGGCCGACAGATGACGGCCGTGCGGGCGGGCGACGACATCGTGGTGTTCGACATGGGCCTCAACCTCTCGAAGGTCCTGATCCACGACAACGTCGAAACCGAACGGATGCATAGTTTGGATCTGATCGACATGGGCGCGATCCCCGACGACCGGGTGATGAGCGATCTGGATGGCGAAGTCCAGGCGATCGTCCCCACCCACGGCCACCTCGATCACATCGGGGCTATCTCGAAGCTCGCCCACCGCTACGACGCGCCGGTGGTCGCGACACCGTTCACGATCGAGCTCGTCAAACAGCAGATCGAGAGCGAGGAGAAGTTCGGGGTCGGCAACGACCTCGTGAAGATGGACCCCGGCGAGTCGATGGAGATCGGCAACGGGCTCGATCTGGAGTTCGTGAACGTCACGCACTCGATCATCGACGCGATCAACCCCGTGCTCCACACGCCCGAGGGTTCGATCATCTACGGCCTCGACAAGCGCATGGACCACACGCCGGTGATCGGCGATCCGATCGACATGGACCGCTTCGGCGAGATCGCTCGCGAGGGCGAGGGCGTGCTGTGTTACATCGAGGACTGCACGAACGCCGGTCGGAAAGGTCGGACGCCGAGCGAGCAGCACGCGCGCAATCACGTCAGGGACGTGATCTACAGCATGGAGGACTACGACGGCGGGATCGTCGCCACCACCTTCTCCAGCCAGATCGCGCGCGTGACGAGCCTCGTGGAGTTCGCGAAGGACATCGGCCGGCAACCCGTCCTACTCGGCCGGTCGATGGAGAAGTACTCTGGTACTGCGGAACGCCTCGACTTCGTCGACTTCCCCGACGACCTCGGGATGTTCGGTCACCGCCAGTCGGTCGATCGAACGTTCAAGCGGATCATGAACGAGGGCAAGGAGAACTTCCTGCCGATCGTGACGGGCCATCAGGGCGAGCCGCGCGCAATGTTGACCCGGATGGGCCGGGGCGAGACGCCCTACCAGCTCGACGAGGGCGACAAGGTCATCTTCAGCGCACGGGTCATCCCCGAGCCCACCAACGAGGGCCAGCGCTACCAGTCCGAGCAACTCCTCGGAATGCAGGGCGCACGGATCTACGACGACGTCCACGTGTCGGGCCACCTGTCCCAGGAGGGCCACTACGAGATGCTCCAGACGCTTCAGCCCCACCACGTGATCCCGGCGCACAACGATCTCGAACATCTCGCGCGCTACATCGACCTCGCCGAGGAGCAGGGCTACGAACTGGGGCGTGACATCCACGCCTCGCGCAACGGCAACGTCATCTCGCTGGTCGAATGA
- a CDS encoding type II toxin-antitoxin system VapC family toxin — protein sequence MIETVSAFRRKQNRNEIPENAVEGLLSTFFHEALADFRIIPMDEALFDHSFALVLEDDLRTLDSLQLSAALSVYDDIESLSFVCADAELVSVADAAGLDTMDPTADSSQS from the coding sequence GTGATCGAAACGGTCTCCGCGTTCCGCCGGAAGCAAAACAGGAACGAGATCCCCGAGAACGCTGTCGAGGGTCTCCTCTCGACGTTTTTCCACGAGGCCCTCGCCGACTTCCGGATCATCCCGATGGACGAGGCGCTGTTCGACCATTCGTTCGCCCTCGTTCTCGAAGACGACCTCCGCACGCTGGACAGTCTGCAACTGTCCGCTGCATTGAGCGTGTACGACGATATCGAGAGCCTCTCGTTCGTCTGTGCCGACGCCGAGTTGGTCTCGGTGGCCGATGCTGCGGGCCTCGATACGATGGATCCGACCGCCGATTCGTCGCAGTCGTAG
- a CDS encoding isopentenyl phosphate kinase, which yields MTTVLKLGGSVITDKAQPETLDEANLARAVDAVADHDEPLVLVHGGGSFGHHHASQHGLSDTTGSHDPEAALAVHGAMGELNDAVVSALNECDVPALPIHPLSAGARDDAGEFAFATDSVKTLLAEGFVPVVQADVIAHAGRGVTIMSGDELVAVLAEHVEADRVGLCSGVPGVLDSDGDVIDRIASFDAVAEALGGSDATDVTGGMSAKVRTLLGMETPAWVFGIDGLKGFLDGESPGTKIRTDG from the coding sequence ATGACGACCGTCCTCAAACTCGGCGGAAGCGTCATCACCGACAAGGCACAGCCCGAAACACTCGACGAGGCAAACCTCGCTCGTGCCGTCGATGCAGTGGCAGATCACGACGAGCCCCTCGTTCTCGTCCACGGCGGCGGGAGCTTCGGTCATCACCACGCGAGCCAGCACGGCCTCAGCGACACGACCGGCAGCCACGACCCGGAAGCGGCGCTCGCGGTCCACGGCGCAATGGGGGAGTTGAACGACGCCGTCGTGAGCGCGCTCAACGAGTGCGACGTTCCCGCGCTGCCGATTCATCCGCTTTCGGCCGGCGCGCGCGACGACGCGGGGGAGTTCGCGTTCGCAACTGACAGCGTCAAGACGCTGCTCGCCGAGGGGTTCGTGCCCGTGGTCCAGGCCGACGTGATCGCCCATGCGGGCCGCGGCGTGACGATCATGAGCGGCGACGAGCTCGTGGCCGTGCTCGCGGAGCACGTCGAGGCCGACCGAGTCGGGCTGTGCTCGGGGGTTCCCGGCGTGCTCGATAGCGACGGCGACGTGATCGACCGGATCGCGTCGTTCGACGCGGTCGCCGAGGCGCTGGGTGGCAGCGATGCAACCGACGTGACGGGTGGCATGAGTGCGAAAGTCCGGACGCTGCTCGGTATGGAGACGCCGGCGTGGGTGTTCGGGATCGACGGCTTGAAAGGGTTCTTGGACGGCGAATCGCCAGGAACGAAGATCCGAACGGACGGATGA
- the mvk gene encoding mevalonate kinase, translating into MAVSSAPGKVYLFGEHAVVYGEPAVPCAVERRATVDVTARSDGRLRVDAADLTLDGFTVEYGGDGAPDVDVPESLVEAATGYVDGAVEQAREAADAPEIGFDVAIESAIPLGAGLGSSAAVAVAGIDAATRELGVELPPKELAERAYRVEHAVQDGEASRADTFCSAMGGAVRVEGEDCRRLDAPALPFVIGYDGGAGDTGALVAGVRELREEYDFAADTVSAIGDLVRQGERALDANDLDEVGRLMDMNHGLLNALGVSARSLDAMVWAAREAGARGAKLTGAGGGGCVVALDETEATRTALHYTPGCEEAFRAELDTEGVRREDG; encoded by the coding sequence ATGGCTGTCTCCAGCGCCCCCGGGAAGGTCTATCTCTTCGGCGAGCACGCGGTGGTCTACGGCGAACCCGCGGTGCCGTGCGCGGTCGAGCGCCGAGCCACGGTCGACGTCACCGCGCGCTCGGACGGGCGACTCCGGGTCGATGCCGCCGACCTCACGCTCGACGGGTTCACTGTCGAGTACGGCGGCGACGGCGCACCCGATGTCGACGTTCCCGAATCGCTCGTCGAAGCGGCGACGGGCTACGTCGACGGCGCGGTCGAACAGGCCCGTGAAGCGGCCGACGCACCCGAGATCGGCTTCGACGTCGCCATCGAGAGTGCGATCCCGCTCGGAGCGGGATTGGGCTCGTCCGCGGCGGTGGCCGTCGCCGGGATCGACGCCGCGACCCGTGAGCTCGGCGTCGAACTCCCTCCCAAGGAGCTCGCCGAGCGGGCCTATCGGGTCGAACACGCGGTCCAGGACGGCGAGGCCTCGCGCGCGGACACGTTCTGCTCGGCGATGGGCGGCGCGGTACGAGTGGAGGGCGAGGACTGTCGGCGGCTCGACGCGCCCGCGCTCCCGTTCGTGATCGGGTACGACGGCGGCGCGGGGGACACCGGCGCACTCGTCGCGGGCGTGCGCGAACTCCGCGAGGAGTACGACTTCGCTGCCGACACCGTGAGCGCGATCGGCGACCTCGTCCGCCAGGGCGAGCGCGCGCTCGATGCAAACGATCTCGACGAGGTCGGCCGACTGATGGACATGAACCACGGTCTGCTGAACGCGCTCGGGGTTTCGGCGCGCTCGCTCGACGCAATGGTGTGGGCCGCCCGCGAGGCGGGTGCGCGCGGCGCGAAGCTCACCGGCGCTGGCGGGGGTGGCTGTGTGGTCGCACTCGACGAGACCGAGGCCACCCGGACCGCGCTCCACTACACCCCAGGCTGTGAGGAGGCGTTCCGAGCGGAGCTCGATACTGAGGGCGTGCGCCGGGAGGACGGATGA
- a CDS encoding XdhC family protein, translating into MTDTNWSVPETEVLSAVGDALAAGREAVLATVIDVEGSAYRRPGAKMVIEDGESAGSVTAGCLEDEVRSIAAEVRAAGEPRVETFDLTGDDGTWGLGMGCNGIITILLESIDESHRPVVERAADGGDVGVVTVVDGDRPRGERGYYTPEDGFAGDLPEWLRAELSEPTAALLDRGEADTLQIDCDEGSAEVFVDGIEAPPHLVVFGSGPDVGPVVDLAKRAEFRVTVVGFRGAQATADQFPAADAVLASSPASVESVVAFDPDTYTVVMTHNFVDDRIVLEALLDTPVPYIGLMGPEERFEELLDAFAEDGATLPEDAFDRIYTPIGLDLGGDSPYRIAYSIVGELLAVANDRTPQHLSEREGPIHDRITADPETADRTAPE; encoded by the coding sequence ATGACCGACACGAACTGGAGCGTTCCCGAGACCGAAGTCCTCTCCGCCGTCGGCGACGCGCTCGCCGCCGGCCGCGAGGCCGTCCTCGCGACGGTCATCGACGTCGAGGGCAGCGCCTACCGACGGCCCGGTGCGAAGATGGTGATCGAGGACGGCGAGAGCGCGGGCTCGGTCACCGCCGGCTGCCTCGAAGACGAGGTTCGCTCGATCGCCGCCGAGGTCCGCGCTGCGGGCGAGCCACGTGTCGAGACGTTCGATCTCACCGGCGACGACGGGACGTGGGGCCTCGGCATGGGCTGTAACGGAATCATCACGATCCTCCTCGAATCGATCGACGAGAGCCACCGGCCGGTCGTCGAGCGGGCCGCTGACGGCGGCGACGTCGGCGTCGTCACGGTCGTCGATGGCGACCGCCCGCGCGGCGAGCGCGGGTACTACACCCCCGAGGACGGATTTGCGGGCGACCTTCCCGAGTGGCTCCGTGCGGAACTCTCCGAACCGACCGCAGCGCTGCTCGATCGGGGCGAGGCCGACACGCTGCAGATCGATTGCGACGAAGGATCGGCCGAGGTGTTCGTCGACGGGATCGAGGCTCCGCCACACCTCGTGGTGTTCGGATCCGGCCCCGACGTCGGCCCGGTGGTCGATCTCGCGAAACGGGCGGAGTTTCGGGTGACGGTGGTGGGGTTCCGCGGTGCGCAGGCGACTGCCGATCAGTTCCCCGCCGCCGACGCCGTGCTCGCGAGTTCGCCGGCGAGCGTCGAGAGCGTGGTCGCGTTCGATCCCGACACCTACACGGTCGTGATGACGCACAACTTCGTCGACGACCGGATCGTGCTCGAAGCACTGCTCGACACGCCGGTTCCCTACATCGGGCTCATGGGTCCCGAAGAGCGCTTCGAAGAGCTACTCGACGCGTTCGCCGAGGATGGTGCTACGCTTCCGGAGGACGCTTTCGATCGGATCTACACCCCGATTGGCCTCGATCTCGGCGGCGACTCACCGTACCGGATCGCCTACAGCATCGTTGGCGAACTCCTCGCGGTCGCGAACGACCGGACGCCCCAGCATCTCTCCGAGCGCGAGGGGCCGATCCACGACCGCATCACGGCCGATCCGGAGACGGCGGACCGAACCGCTCCCGAGTGA
- a CDS encoding VWA domain-containing protein — MADEPRADEFDIPDDGPTIDGVGLFETNGADVPDFVAARDHVRDELVRFVRALRRAGADVPANAATTAARALVVVGFDDRERAQTALRACLVTDHADRTTFDDLFGEFWRRLTAGLDSSGPAERADDGPDGGFTPPDAEPASEDPERAGEESDDETEEGDRDRERWDHGAVVGRGENAADKEETTTAHYSPTGRRTVVSVPGVADGGLGGAFQGLTDALAELAGRQWGRGDDTPDVRRALRASVGTGGTVVDIPERERRRTAVRACLLVDVSRSVLDVLDRSFLIEFLRRATAEWRDVRIFFFDEGIREVTESFDARSSKAALDALDRAETEWGGGTRIGASLVQLRTDSPEAVSRESAVFVLSDGLEMGDVPTLEREAAQLSRRAGAVFWLNPLAASVEYEPTARGMAAALPYVDGLFAFSGPDDLGEIARQLDRRGQHGRIGYEYDPRRTESNHHSTTHYSTTHPTS; from the coding sequence ATGGCCGACGAACCGCGGGCCGACGAGTTCGACATCCCGGATGACGGTCCCACGATCGACGGGGTCGGCCTCTTCGAAACGAACGGTGCCGACGTTCCGGATTTCGTCGCCGCGCGCGATCACGTTCGCGACGAACTCGTCCGGTTCGTGCGCGCACTCCGACGAGCAGGTGCGGACGTGCCCGCGAACGCCGCGACGACCGCCGCCCGGGCGCTGGTCGTCGTCGGATTCGACGACCGCGAGCGTGCGCAGACGGCGCTCCGGGCGTGCCTCGTCACCGATCACGCCGATCGGACGACGTTCGACGACCTGTTCGGCGAGTTCTGGCGACGGCTGACCGCGGGCCTCGATTCGAGCGGGCCGGCAGAGCGAGCCGACGACGGCCCCGACGGTGGGTTCACCCCGCCCGACGCCGAACCTGCCTCGGAAGATCCCGAACGCGCTGGCGAGGAGAGCGACGACGAGACCGAGGAAGGTGACCGTGATCGAGAACGGTGGGACCACGGTGCGGTCGTGGGGCGCGGCGAGAACGCGGCCGACAAGGAAGAGACGACGACCGCGCACTACAGCCCGACCGGCCGGCGAACTGTGGTTTCCGTTCCCGGTGTCGCGGATGGGGGACTCGGCGGTGCGTTCCAGGGGTTGACGGACGCGCTCGCCGAGCTGGCGGGCCGGCAGTGGGGGCGTGGCGACGACACGCCCGATGTCCGGCGCGCGCTCCGGGCCAGCGTCGGGACCGGCGGAACGGTCGTCGACATCCCCGAACGCGAGCGCCGCCGGACTGCGGTCCGGGCGTGTCTCCTCGTCGACGTGAGCCGATCGGTGCTCGACGTGCTCGATCGATCGTTTCTGATCGAGTTCCTCCGACGAGCCACGGCAGAGTGGCGCGACGTGCGCATTTTCTTCTTTGACGAGGGCATTCGCGAAGTCACCGAGTCGTTCGACGCTCGAAGTTCGAAAGCGGCGCTCGACGCGCTCGATCGCGCCGAGACCGAGTGGGGCGGTGGGACCAGGATCGGCGCGTCGCTCGTACAGCTCCGCACGGATTCCCCCGAGGCCGTCTCGCGCGAGTCGGCGGTGTTCGTGCTCAGCGACGGGCTCGAAATGGGTGACGTCCCGACCCTCGAACGCGAGGCGGCGCAGCTCTCGCGGCGCGCCGGTGCGGTGTTCTGGCTGAACCCGCTCGCGGCCTCCGTCGAGTACGAGCCGACCGCCCGTGGAATGGCCGCTGCACTACCGTACGTCGACGGGCTGTTCGCCTTCAGCGGTCCCGACGACCTCGGCGAGATCGCGCGCCAGCTCGATCGCCGGGGCCAGCATGGCCGGATCGGCTACGAGTACGACCCCCGGCGCACCGAATCGAACCACCACTCGACGACACACTACTCGACGACACATCCCACATCATGA
- a CDS encoding AAA family ATPase, producing MTDDRTAAFADATEADVRAAFDAESYVAGDEISTTVSLALRLGKPLLVEGEPGAGKTELAKVLAGGFDADLIRLQCYEGLTAESALYEWNYTKQLLAVQAAGGPGAGAPGTGDGTENDPERADDSVFAEEYLLERPLLRALRGDEPRVLLIDEVDRADEAFEALLLEVLSDFQVSVPELGTVRAETPPIVVITSNRTRGLSDALKRRCLYLHVAPPSMEKERAILERKVPELDGRVAVELCGMAGRLREEPLLKPPGAAETIDWARAVAALRHDGADGSIDRDEIRNTLGCLLKEVEDIKRVDDDLLATLLDAAETARAEAD from the coding sequence ATGACCGACGATCGCACCGCCGCGTTCGCCGACGCGACCGAGGCGGATGTCCGGGCAGCGTTCGACGCGGAGAGCTACGTCGCGGGCGACGAGATCAGTACGACCGTTTCGCTCGCGCTCCGGCTCGGCAAGCCACTGCTCGTCGAGGGCGAGCCGGGCGCGGGGAAGACCGAACTCGCGAAGGTGCTGGCCGGCGGGTTCGACGCCGACCTGATTCGCCTCCAGTGTTACGAAGGGCTGACGGCCGAGAGCGCGCTCTACGAGTGGAACTACACCAAACAGCTGCTCGCGGTGCAGGCCGCCGGCGGTCCCGGAGCGGGAGCGCCGGGTACTGGCGACGGGACCGAGAACGACCCGGAACGGGCGGACGACTCGGTGTTCGCCGAGGAATACCTCCTCGAACGGCCGCTGTTGCGCGCGCTTCGCGGCGACGAGCCACGAGTGCTCCTGATCGACGAGGTCGATCGGGCCGACGAGGCGTTCGAGGCACTCTTGCTCGAAGTGCTCTCGGACTTCCAGGTGAGCGTTCCCGAACTCGGCACCGTGCGGGCGGAAACGCCGCCGATCGTGGTTATCACCTCGAACCGGACCCGTGGCCTCTCGGACGCGCTCAAGCGTCGGTGTCTGTACCTCCACGTCGCGCCGCCATCCATGGAGAAAGAGCGGGCGATCCTCGAACGCAAAGTGCCGGAACTCGACGGGAGAGTGGCCGTCGAACTGTGCGGGATGGCGGGTCGGCTCCGCGAGGAACCGCTGCTCAAGCCGCCCGGTGCGGCAGAAACCATCGACTGGGCCAGAGCGGTCGCTGCGCTCCGTCACGATGGTGCCGATGGATCGATCGACCGCGACGAGATCAGAAACACGCTCGGCTGTCTCCTGAAGGAAGTGGAGGACATCAAGCGCGTCGACGACGACCTGCTCGCAACGCTGCTCGACGCCGCCGAGACGGCCCGTGCGGAGGCCGACTGA